A region of the Lycium barbarum isolate Lr01 chromosome 1, ASM1917538v2, whole genome shotgun sequence genome:
GTAAACAATCGTAGGCACTAAcaaggttcaaaatagtccctaaaGTATGCCttgaacagttttggtcctttaaaagGGTCAAAAGTTAACAATTTTAGTCTTCGTCAAATATTTAAAGAACTTAGTTTTTGATGGGAACTATGGAATAAAAAAAGGATTTACCGGGAACTTACATTTGGAGGTACAGTTTTTACAGTTTCAGCTATTTTTGGTCTCTTTCTAGAGTTTGGTGCAGTTTTTTGCTGCAGTTTCTGCTATTTTTGGTCTACATTTTGGTGTCTAGTACAGTTTTTTGTGTTGCAGTTTCTAGGATTTGATGGGACTTTCCTAGTTTTTCTTATtaaatcttctttttttttgttcacaGTTTCCGTCATATCTAACAGACAGAGTTCGTTAAATATTTGACGGAGACCAAAAAAGTTAACtttagggactattttgaacctactcccAAATATaaaggaccatttttgtcattttcaatGATTTTACATGCACAGCAGGGGAATTAAAAAAACTCATTAAATTTACATTTGTCTTCTGTTTTCTACTGAAGGTGGATGTGGAAGAGAGCCCAGCAATCGCTACAGCAGAGAACGTTAGAACGGTACCAACATTTAAGATTTACAAGAATGGCAGCCGCGTGAAGGAGATGGTTCGCCCAAGTCCAGAGGTGTTGGAGTCCTCGGTTAGGCATTACAGTATGTAAGAGCACAATTGCCGTTTCGTCGTGCTTCTTCGCCTATTACCTTGCCTTCCCTTGCTATTCCAATTGCCTGATTACTCCGCTCCCATCTAGAAagaatttatatacatatacatgtgacATAATCAGAGCTACCACATAATGCTTGTACAATGAGCCGATGCAGCCATGCTTTCGTGGTCTTCAGAGGGAAATGTAGTCTCTTTTTTAACCCtcatttattcattcattcattcctCATTTCCGTGTTCCGACTTCTTTTCCCGTCTCCGGTACTCTTCCATTTTTTACATTTTAATATTTTTACCATAATCCATCTTCAGTTTTGAGGAGTAGTGAACATTGTagaattgattgtatggaaatgTAGCTGAACAGTTAGAAAGAAGAGAAGTAGCTGGACTGGCTGGAGTTAGATAAGGATCATAGCATGTATATATGTGATCATATACACAAACTATTGAAGGCCAAGGAAGGGATATTATTGGATGTCTGGTGGGTAGTTACTGGATTAGTGAAAGAAGGATGAATATATGATGTAATTTGATATGGATGTTCCTTAGCTCTCAATCATTCTATCAATAAAAGTTCTCATTTTTCCCTATTCCTTTGTCTTTTCTTGTCTATTATTTACGTATCAAATGGACGCACATTAGAAACTCGGTGAATAATGGGTTTGCCCCCCAAGTTTATAAGTGATGTTTGGTTCTTGATATATGGATGTGGAACTTCAACTTTTGGTAAATTTCATTTGTCTGGGAGAGTAGTTGTCCCTTTCTTGATTTGTCTACTTCCCAACAAACTCTCTGTTTCGTCTTAATTTTCCGTTGTTATGCTATGGTGATGCTTCTTGATAGATAGTATATCCAGTGTACACATACATTTTCACTCTGTATATTTATATGAATCCCTACTATCTTGAATTTGTGGCAAATTATTGACATTAGAATGTGGTTCTTTACTGCACAATGGAAGTATACAGAGATCAGCTGTTTTTTGTGGTGAATATATTCCATTTCCGTTTTTCAGCATACTTGATATTGTGTTTTGGCTTGTAACAGCAGAACAAAAACAAATCTAAGATTATGATCTAGTGGTTAATGAAGTGAGTGCAAAGCTCGAAAAATCAGAGTTCATTTATAATTAGGTATTCTCTTTCATCTGCTCAACTCTCATGCCGGATAAAGTTATTCAATACTTGTATTAATGGGAGAGAATAGGTATCCAAATACTTGTATTAATGGGAGAGAATAGGTATCCGATTAAATAGTCGATGTGCATGCAGGTGTACTAGGACATCAATGATAGCGATAGCAAGCAAAATTACCTTGTGACAACATTATCTCGGCAGGTCAATAACCGCCCTTTTATTAATTCACTCATTTTAACCTGTCTCCCTTAGGCTGATATGTCTCTCAAATTGATTCATGAGAAATCttatcaaaaaaattaatttttttcttgtttaatatgttatatatagccataataaagaaaaaaagtttattatttttttgtttggTAGTCAgacaaatcataagaaaataaataaagaaattaaaacttgATAAAAACTGATTATGACTCGTTATTTAGTTCATCTTAACCCGATTTAGTGCAACTATTGCTTTTGGACGACTCGTTCATTTGTTGACTCAATTTATTTTGATTCGTTTAAATTTAGTCCGACATGCTTATTTGATACAACACTAGggtctgtttggatgggcttatgcctataagttgtttgcagcttataagctaaaaaaaataaattggggtagtctaacttattttttttggcttataagttgtttttagcttataagctgctttagataagctaagtcaaatgagtccaattatttttttgagcttattttaagcacaaaatgactttaagctggccagccaaacactcaaaaaagctgaaaacaacttataagcaacttataagccaatccaaacaggctctaatcaATGAAAAGGATGAGAAAGAAGACAAGGTGCGAAAAAGGACACAAAGGTGTAGAAAATCCAAAATAAGAGAGGCAGCGAAACTAAAGGAGTGTCTATAAAGAACCATAATAAAGAATTTCTTTtgttgatatgttatatataatcataataaaaaattatttttttatcagttttgtttgttaattagattaattatatataaaaaacaaaTATTCACTTCATCTCAATTCGTCTGGCACTTTTTAGATTTTGAAAGTCAAACGAGTTTTTCTTTGTTCGCGATTTTTTCATAcgccttttaaatattttaaattgtcaattattctgacttatagtactttttacgtagttttcgaatatgtaaattttatttttaaaaaaaattaaagaaatcaTATTCAAATTTAAGATCAAAATTTAAAAGTTTTAACTCTCGTAATTCAGACCGTGACACCTAAATTGGGACAGATAGAGTAATAAAAATTAAACTTGGTAAGAGCTGAATGGATTAGATTATGACCCGTTATTTAACTCGTCTTCATCCAATTTATTTCAATTCAAATAACTTTTAAACGTCACTTATTTGATAACTCATTCAAATTTAATCCAACCTGCTCGTTTGATACCGCGCCAATCAGTGAAAAGGATGAGGAACAAGACAAGGACACAACGGTGTAGAAAGTCCAAAAATAAAAGAGGCAGCGAAATTAAAGGAGTTGTCTATAAATAGTTGGAAGAAAAATTGGGATTTGGTTAAAGAATAAAAATATATACGTTGCTAAATGACATTCCTCAAGTCATTGTCACCACTTATAGTGTAGACACTGCTTGCCGTACCAATTACGTTACAACAGCATATTATACAGGGGCCAAAAATATTTTTCGAGACTGATGTGTAATAATACTTGAAAAGGGAAAAATATGATCATCATAGAACGTTGTAGTGGTGTGATAAATATTTCTTTATTCTGAATGAAAAATTTCAAGTACAAGCTCCGTGAATAAAGTCGGAGGCTATTCTATCCTAAAGGGGTGATTTGTAAAAATGATCTCCCTAAAGGAAGGATTTGAACTTTTAGCTCGTTCAgcaaatttttcaaaaaaatgatTCATATTGTTCGATCGGGCATAAGTTATAAGCACAATTTTGCTTGAGAGATAGGAGTTTAAAACATTTCAATAAGTCAGAATCAGTGAACCTACTCAATTGATGGCAAATTCTGTCTCATAAGCAAAAGTTATTGTTACTTAACTGTTCTTAAATTAATATAACTGAAACTCATGTCCAATAAGTAACACGCCGTGTTATCTTTCACTCTTTGTAACTTTTTGAATATCTCAAACTCTTATATCATTAAAACTAATTTTGCCGCACATTATAATTAGAACTTATGTTCAGTGAGTTTTAAATGTCATTTTCTAAGGATCTTTTAAGTGACGTCAAAAATTCAAGATCATTCCTTTTAATACTGCAATGTAATGATTTCAATGCGAATTCGAATTAACCTAACTCAAATATTAGAAAtcgaagaaaacaaaaaaaaaaaatctgtataaTCCGTCAATCAGATCATCATTCAATATTGTAGCCGTTAGTAGATCTATCTATCTATATCATCATGTCCTGGATTTCTTATAGACCTATCATAATAATATCGACATGGATGAGTCATGTCAATTACTATTAGCCACTAATCCCAATGCCATATTCTTATTTCCACTTTGATCGTGTCTTTATTTCCTCCTATTGCCAATTTTCAAGGCACTTTGACCACTGCAAAATCTTGATGTGTCATGACTCAGATACATCAGTAATATTTGACGGTGTGATCTTTCACATTTTGACTGTTGCATTGTATTCTTTTTAGACTTAATTACAGTGTTTCAATTTATAAAAAATTGACAAACTTGAATGTGCACAAGTAAACACATCAACTTGTACAAAGGTTAACACGTAAATGTAAATGTTGATGTGACATATAAATTTTGGACGTGTCTAGATGATTATTTTATAAGTTGGAGTGTTTAACCGACAAAGTAGAGACAAGTTGAAAATCCTATTTGTGCACACCTAAAGTTGAAGCGCATATTAACGAGCTGAGATCAAATTTGAGGGTTTATTTATGTATTATACCATAATCTTAATTAACACAAAAATGAAAATAAACTAGAACTTGATGTACGGCCTATGAAAAGGTCATCAACTGCTGATTTacgtaaaaaaaaaatttaggctaTCATTATACAGTAGATTTTATTCTCAATTTTAGAAACTATGCAAATATAGCCTCTGAAATTAACAAAACATTAGTCTAACTTCTACAAGACAACAAAATTTTATTTCATAAtctaacattttttttaaaaagatttttcagtttattaaaaaaattaaaccgTTATCTATCcactaacacaaaaaaaaaaaaaaaaaaaaactatctacTAAACAACTGTCTCAAAAAAGGATAACCGGCTAAAATTCTAAGGAAAAAAAACTAGTCATTTCGTTGTAATTCTTCCTTAATATGATAAATCGTGTGGGGCTTAGAATGAACATTGGCTGGCTTATCACTATCATCAAAAGAAATAGACAAATCCAATCAATCTGAGGGAGGCAACTAAGAGGAGTAATTGCAGTAGGAGTTAGATATATTTGTTGGTATAGTAGGCATATGGAACAACAGTGTTTGACCAAATCAGTGAAGCTAACACATAAATACGAAAATAAATTTCTTCGTACTATGGTACACTTCAGATACTGACATGTCTTTATTACTTGGATGGGCCAACCTGATTAACCCATTCAACTAGGCTAATCTGATTTGGCTAAATTTTTGGAAACAGATTAGTTCTGGGTTGTTTTTGTTGTTTCCCACCAAGTTTGAGACCATCATCTAAATCATAGCCCAAGTATATAAATTTTTATAAGTTCAGCCATTTCGAAAATATTTGAGTCATACGAGATTGAAGTTGCAAAAATGTGTCTGAAGTTTGACATACTAATTATGCAACATACTCCCCACATTTTTGGCTGAAGATTGGCTTGCCTAAGCCAAAATTTCGAAATTTTTCCCTTGAGTTTGGCTATCCAAGGCTAAACCTGTCAACAGGGCCGGTTGAATTGGTTGAAATCGGTGACTGGAACAGGTCCAACCGGTTCCGGACCCGAATTCGGAACCGGGCCAGGTTACCCGGTTGTTTATCCAAAGCTAATGCAAAATTTCCAACAGTCTGTATAAAAATTATCGTAATTAAAACTCACTTCTTGCATCCAAAATCAACACTTTAAAACATTATACTTCGATTATTATATATTCGAAAAACACTATTGTCTAGCAACAAAGAAGCGGGGGCATCAATTTTCTAAAGTTTGCCTATACTTGCTACTAAAGATAAAAAAACGCAGGCTACACCACGAAAATAATATCCCTATGTAATTATTCCCATTGCTCAAACCTGAGACTATTCACTTGCTACTAATGCAaaaataatttaagataattgtgCCTTAAATGACGCTGTAAAAGCTGTCTGCCCTGTGAAAATAATAGCCAAATGTGACTATTCCCATTGCTCAAACCTGACCATTACTTAAGAATGGAAAGACAGTTACTACCTCACTACTCCCTACCACGTCTCCATTCGATTCTTAGTTGTTAGTTTTGTTTCCTTGACTGAAATAGTCATAGTTTTGAGGTTCTCATTGTTCCCCCTATAGGTTAAAATGGTTGAGGAAAACATTTTGTTACAGCAACCAAAAACAACCTGCATTTTAAGTTGGAAGCATCCTACTTAAAACAAATTCATGAGGACTCACACAGCAAATGTTAACCACCAATTCAGTGTTCTGTGAGAATTCTTTAGAACCATTTCTGGTCTTTTAGTAAAGACCAattcaactaaaaaaaaaaagggtgcaaCGTTCAATTATACAATTTCAAGGACAAGGAAACAATTATAGATTAATTCGAAGCGTTCAGTTTTCAGTCTTCCCAAGTCCCATTCTGATTAAACAGTTGGATAAATACATCCCACAAATTTTTCCTTTATCAAAATCACTAAACATGCCTTCAGGCACCACTCGCATAAAGGCGTGTCCATTCTTTAGCTGCAAGGTTGAAAGAAAGGAAACTGAATCAAGGACTAATTCGCAATGTAACTATATATTGACACAGTGCATTCAACTTTCGACTTTGTACTGGTACATAATGGAAATACTTTAAGGAAAATACCCGTTTCAACAGCTTCAGCCTCGTTTGACTTCCAGTGTTTTGCGATGTTCTCGGAGAGTGGATCATCTGGATTTGGAGCACTCAAAAGTGCTTGAATGCTGAAAAACGAACAATTATATTGTTAATGCCCACTGCCAAAATTTCGTGCTCATGTTCGTCAAATTCATTAGATCCTCCGGAACAATAATATCCATGAATAATCTGATATCGAATACCTCAAAAGAACGGTACGAATCTGAAGAGCAGGACTCCACTTGTCCTTGAGAATATCAAGGCATATCCTTCCAAGCTTCATAATAATGGTCGACATAAGCGAATTGTGGCTTAAAATTATGTATAACAGAATCGAATAACAGAACAAACCTTATCAATGTTCGGATGGTAGATTTTGGTGAGGAATCGAACCTGTTAATAGTATGCAACTTGATCAATGACTGAATCAACAGTGGCAACAAAAATAGCAACACTTAATTCACATTTTAATTCATCACACAAGCATATAATCTCTACAACCAATATGTGATCAACCCTACATGCTGCATATAGGTAAAAGCCCATGAATCAATTACAAAGGGGCAAGCCTCATGCAAAAACCATGAAAGAGGAGGTCAAGGAAACTAGAAGAAaagccttttttttaaaaaaaaaaaaaggaagctaGGAGAAAAGGTTGTTTGAGGTTCTTTATCTTTAATCATCCAACTGCTCCTAATTAAATCTATAGTAAGTCCGATTCCCAGCCTAAAATGAACTCAAATGTTTCCACATTATAGCCAGCCAGCCAGGTATCATGCCCCATACACGCTTCTTCCTACAATTGATGCATATTTATCCAACACCTAAATGACCAGCTTACCCCATCAACAATTCTTATGTTTCTTCCCACAATTTTCATTTTTTCGTAACAAATCGATGCTAGGGTAAGTCTTTATTAATGTTCAGCTTTCATCTACTCTACCAAAACTGTATCATGGTCGCAACTCAGTTCCCAGGAAAGCAAATTCAAGAGATGCTTATAAGATAAAGTGAGCCAAACTGAAAAAGATCTGCAGAGTTCATGATATACTATCATCTTGGAAGTCAAAACCCACTAATACAAAAAAAATCCTCCAGAAAAAACAGCCTGAATTAATATTTTCATCATGAACAGGATAGTCGTTACAAGGGGGAAACCACCACTAAAAGCTGTCTCACACTCTCAGCAACAAAAGCAAAATTCCAAGTAAGAGAAACACTAGCTATAACTGTCCTAATCACCATTGTGACCAGGAAAATCTCCTCCAGCAGTTACAGTTAATGATAGACAACCAAACCTATTCCCCAAGAGAAAAATTTAAGTGGAGACCTGAACTAGTCAAAAATACAAACCACTTGAATTGATGGATGTTAGGCTATAAATTTCTGAAAATAGGAAATCAAATAATATGACTACATCcatggtaaagttgctgccatgtgaccaggaggtcacgggttcaagccgtgaaacaacctcttgcagaaatgcagggtaaggctgcatacaatagacccttgtaaTTCACTCgcatacaatagacccttgtaatccggcccttccccggatccCGCGCATAACGGAAGCTTAGTACCGGGCTGCCCTTTATCCATTATAAAGGTCATAAACACTTTCGGGGATTTTGGTGATCTATGTCAAAGTGAGCAGTACTAACTTCTGCTAATAAAGATGTAGAAAATAGTTTAAGAATTATGTTTAATCATTCGTACTTGTTCTCCTAGAATTAACATATGCCAGAACTCATAATTTCATTTAAACCacttcaacaacaacagcagcaacatacccaatgtaatcccacagGCGGGGTCTGGCGAGGGTAGGAGGTgcaccttacccctacctttgtcaggtagagaggctgtttccaatagaccctcagctcaaagaAAAGTATCCCATGCAGGATTGTAAGAAAAGAGACAACAAAAGAGCAAGATACAAAACAAATGCTGCAACAGATGGTAATACACATCAAGAATAAGACACTACGCGATAACTGAATACTACTACAAAAAGGAGAAGACGAGAGGCTAGCCCCCTCCCTCTCCCACACAGAGTCCGAGAACACTCAGCTAccaactaaccttctaccctaatcctcgacctccaaaCCTTCCTATCTAAAGTCATGTCCTCGGTCCATACTTCTAGTTAGCTCAAGTTATAGATAATACACCCCACCCATGGTACACATCACTGGAAAAGGGGGaaaaagagagagaagagcgAACAACCAGTACATCTAGGAGCAGCCTTAACTTATGCCAAACTAGTGTAACATAGCCCCAACAGATAGAATCATGCCAATCTATTGTTATCATCATCAGCTTCAATATCCATGTGTTACACATCAAATTTAAAGTATATTAGTAAATATTATGATCGAGTTACAAAGTCTAAACTGAACATTTACAAGTTAGTACATAATATACGATGGTTGAGATTGTAAAAGAGTAAAAGTAGAAAAGTTTTAAAAGTTTATATTCAAGTGTAAAGAGGCACATCAGAAAATTTTAAACCATAGAGCACAAATCAAGACATAAAGACAACCGACAAAAATTTCAAGCAAAAAGCAGAATTTCCAATGAGTCTCGCAACTGAATTAGAGATGGAAAACTCCAAAAAGCAGAGAgtatcaccatcaacaacaaaGATGATCTAAAACATGATATTCAAATAGAGATCAGGTACAAGTATAAGGAGGTTGCAGTTAATGCTTCTGGACAAATAAGTCAAATGAAGTATTTCATCATCTATTCTGAACTTCAGGACAAAATATAAAGAATGCCACTCCATACAAAAGCAGGCAATATAATTCTTGAATATGCAGAGATTCTGAGCATATATTGGAACTTTCCAAAACATCCATTAATGGGTTCAAATACCTTTGGCGCAGCCATTGGGTACTCTTCAGGCAAAAAGAGTTCCAGTTTGAAAACACCTCCTACACAAAAGCAATCAGTGGGATTAAGTGTAGAAGATCACAGGATCGAAAAGGCATATATAATGCAAAGTATAATAATAACATATCACTAATGGTCCAAAAGCAAGGGTAAATcagtttaactaaaaaaaaaaaaagaatgtaaCATAATGCATATCAAATCAAACGCTGGAAGGACAACGATAGATGTCTTTCATCTAAATGCCATTCATTGTCAACACATTTCTACTAgaattatactaaaaatttgTAAAAGGACAGCTAGTTTTCCGCTATGCTGTAGTCAGAAATATGTTACATAATAAAATGCACACAATCATGCAGAAACTATGGGAGTTGGGACATCTTTAACAGCTTAACTACTTTATTAAGTTGACAAATGCAACCCCACATCCTACTGGTATTGCAGTCAGCTAGTCAAGTTCATTTCAACTATAGCAGGATTGATTAATTAGTCAGTGACACCAGTTGATTTCGTGTTCCATTTATCTTTTCTATATCAAATCGATCCAGAACAAGAGCTGCCAAAGCCAGATAGATCTCAGATCTCAAAGACTACATACTAGATAAATATAAGAAAAGAGGGACCGGGTAGGCAAATGAAAGTTTCTTTCTATAGTAGGAAAATGAAAAAGGACAAGTGAGGAACCAATTCAAGAGGAGAGGACACAATATACTATACGATCTGAAGCACAATAGCAACGTGGACTTTCATCTACTTAGCATAATTAATTGAGCAAATTACCTTCATAAGGAGACTGTGTTGGACCAAGAATCATGACATTAAAATATCGCATATTTTCTTCTGAGGGAGAAGCACTTATTCCTGGTGCTGCAATCAAAGTTATgccacaccaaaaaaaaaaaaaaaaaaaatttctcttAGCTCGATAGGTCGTAAAAATCAATCAGAACCGCAATCTAATGAACAAGCTCGTAATAAGCTTCAACGGACATAACACTTGCTCTCACCAAAATCAACAAACCAAGTCATGTCAATTATACTccgaaattcatgaaataaaattaaaaaagtgCACCTTCAATGAACGGTGAGGAGAAAAAGGTTCATGTAGTTAAGGAAGATAACTTTAATGCTTCAAAGAGCTTAAAATTGCATCTTGGATGAAAGGATACGAGAGAAAACGCTTGTGTAGTTAAGAAAGATGAATTTAATGCTTCTAACTGAtaccatggtgtatgttattcgcaGATGACATAATGCCTGCTGCTCTGCTCCCCCTTCGAACGGATTGGATCCGCTGCCCCTCTAATAGAAGCGGAAGATGCGGGCTTAGAGCTTTCATCCCGTTTCCCTATTTCAATAACGCTAAGTTGGAGGTTTGAAGACAGACCCTGAAGTCTAAAGAGTTCAGATTGAGCAGGACCAAGACAAAATACTAGGAGTGCAAGTTCCGTGACGTGACTCGTGAGGCTTGATACACATTTaatccaaaagaaagaaagtttcaagtatcttgggtctattatccaAGAAAATGTAGAGATttacgatgatgtcacacatcacATTAGTGCGCAGTGGATGAAATAATGACTCGCATCCGGagtcttgtgtgataagaaggtgccatcAAAACTCAAAATTAAGTTCCACAGAGTGGTCGGTCAAAAAGGATGCCGCGGTGGATGCGTGGGCATACTAggataggattagaaatgaagatatcagagacaaggtgggagtgacctcgatggaggacaagatgcggggcTGAAATGGTTCAGGCATATAGAGATGCACGGATGCCCTAGAGTGGAGGTGCGAGAAATTGGCTATGGATGGTCTCAAGAGAGGTAGaagtaggccgaagaagtattgggatAGGTGATTAGGGCTATTCAAAACCGACCGCTACCGATAACCCAATCGCAAAATTGGCTTATAGCCTTATTGGTATTGGGTTATCAGATTAGCGAGTGGGGAttggatttaaattttatgattaacggcttatcggtgcgggggacggattactcaattttcttattgggtaaaccgttaacccgttaagattttattatatttttacccttaaacatataaaatatgtatggCAATTATAATTTGTAAACCTAAAGCTAAGCCTCAGCACTGGGATGCCTTCATTTTTTGTCATTGATGAAGGTATAACACATTCAAGAGGAAGAAGCTATCTGTCTAGTTACTTCTACAGGCTTTCTTCATAGTAGTACTTTGCCATGTTGGTTAGCTACCGACATTCAGTTGTACATTTGAACTTTTTGCCTGTTGAGTGCTTAATCAATTAAAAGCAACTTTGGtttcataaaataaaattaaaaaaaatgttcatTTTTGCCTGGCAGGTTTTTTTGGTCATGCCCAAGTGTATTGGACCTGGCTAGACTTCTTTGTTAGTACCAGCTCTTGGCATACATTATTATGCATTGTAAACTAGTTTGAATGAAACACAACATGTACAGGGAATCTTGTGAATGATCAAAAAACTCTCCTGTCTTGGCACACTAAAAGGCTAACTTATAAGTTATATATGTCTTCATAGAGTTACTTAGTTATTTTTAGTGTTGgatcttctttcacttctttcattttctcttaTATTTAGCCGATACACCGCCCGATAATTGCTAATCcgataccgaaccaaccgatatcttatagGTTGGTTAGCGGATTAATacttttaaaagccgataaccgtTAAGCCGAACCGTTACGTGTAATAATCCGTCCAATCCG
Encoded here:
- the LOC132629042 gene encoding ubiquitin-conjugating enzyme E2 36: MANSNLPRRIIKETQRLLSEPAPGISASPSEENMRYFNVMILGPTQSPYEGGVFKLELFLPEEYPMAAPKVRFLTKIYHPNIDKLGRICLDILKDKWSPALQIRTVLLSIQALLSAPNPDDPLSENIAKHWKSNEAEAVETAKEWTRLYASGA